The proteins below are encoded in one region of Clostridium fermenticellae:
- a CDS encoding ACT domain-containing protein, with the protein MSNKYLIIDTGILPEVFTKVMRLKELLRIGKVKDISDGVKKVGISRSTYYKYKDFVFTLSEGLTSHKVTLGLMLAHEAGTLSKILDKIASKKGNILTINQDIPINKAASVSITFDASKLDIEINELVDEIAAIKNVIKVDLVAVE; encoded by the coding sequence ATGAGTAATAAATATTTAATAATTGATACAGGGATTCTTCCAGAAGTTTTCACTAAAGTTATGCGATTAAAAGAACTTTTAAGAATTGGAAAAGTAAAGGATATATCTGATGGCGTAAAAAAAGTAGGAATAAGCAGAAGCACATATTATAAATATAAGGATTTTGTATTTACCTTGTCAGAAGGGTTAACCAGTCACAAGGTCACGTTAGGGCTAATGCTTGCTCATGAAGCTGGTACATTATCAAAGATATTGGATAAAATAGCATCTAAAAAAGGAAACATACTTACAATAAATCAGGACATTCCGATAAATAAAGCGGCGAGTGTTTCAATAACATTTGATGCATCAAAACTGGATATAGAAATTAATGAATTAGTTGATGAAATTGCAGCAATTAAAAATGTCATAAAGGTAGATTTGGTAGCTGTAGAATGA
- a CDS encoding homoserine dehydrogenase gives MACIAMLGYGVVGSGVAELILKNRGKFKKNLNQELILSKILVKNTKKHKDNKNSDIMTDDINEIFKAKVDIVVEAMGGLEPSYEYVKKALNLKKHVVTANKDLIAEYGCELLKIAGENGVTLQFEASVGGGIPILKSISECLVGNEINGIKAILNGTTNFILSKMSADGMRYDEALKLAQESGFAESNPESDVMGYDAARKLSILSTIAYDRRVEWKDINITGITDIDEKDFMYAKQEGYNIKLVGMSRREEGKIYASIMPVMVREESVLGKIENEYNVIVVDGDAVGDVVFSGKGAGMFPTASAVFGDIIDIIGHKRTSPLSFNDEIAEIDKYWSSEDRWLIRINTSNRLEVIKNISANFKMCHIFSNSVTGDNGNEVAAFVKASDEKSLNNIIDGFLKLDGVEKVKKILVMDR, from the coding sequence ATGGCTTGTATAGCAATGCTTGGTTATGGAGTTGTAGGCAGTGGGGTTGCTGAACTCATATTAAAAAATAGAGGAAAATTTAAGAAAAATTTAAATCAGGAGCTGATTTTATCCAAGATTCTTGTAAAAAATACTAAAAAACATAAAGATAATAAAAATAGTGATATAATGACCGATGATATTAATGAAATATTTAAAGCTAAAGTCGATATAGTTGTGGAAGCAATGGGAGGACTTGAACCATCATATGAATATGTAAAAAAAGCGTTAAACTTAAAAAAACATGTAGTTACTGCAAACAAGGATTTGATAGCTGAATATGGATGTGAACTTCTCAAAATAGCCGGGGAAAATGGAGTTACACTTCAATTTGAGGCCAGTGTAGGGGGTGGAATTCCAATATTAAAATCAATCAGCGAATGTCTTGTTGGAAATGAGATAAACGGTATAAAGGCTATTTTAAATGGTACAACAAATTTTATATTGTCTAAAATGTCAGCTGATGGCATGAGATATGATGAAGCACTCAAACTTGCACAAGAAAGTGGATTTGCGGAGTCAAATCCAGAGTCGGATGTAATGGGATATGATGCTGCAAGAAAATTATCCATATTATCTACTATTGCATATGATAGAAGAGTTGAATGGAAAGATATAAATATAACAGGTATAACTGATATAGATGAAAAAGATTTTATGTATGCTAAGCAAGAAGGATATAATATAAAACTCGTTGGAATGAGCAGGAGAGAAGAAGGAAAGATATATGCATCTATAATGCCTGTAATGGTTAGAGAAGAATCAGTCTTAGGGAAAATAGAAAATGAATATAATGTTATAGTTGTGGACGGAGATGCAGTAGGGGATGTGGTTTTTTCAGGAAAGGGAGCAGGGATGTTTCCAACTGCGAGTGCAGTATTTGGAGATATCATTGATATAATAGGACATAAAAGAACAAGCCCTTTGAGTTTTAATGATGAAATAGCGGAAATTGATAAATATTGGTCTAGTGAAGATAGATGGCTTATAAGGATTAATACAAGTAATAGGTTAGAAGTAATAAAAAACATATCAGCTAATTTCAAAATGTGTCATATATTTTCAAATTCAGTTACAGGTGACAATGGGAATGAGGTAGCTGCATTTGTAAAAGCTTCAGATGAAAAGTCTTTGAATAATATCATAGATGGTTTTTTAAAATTAGATGGTGTTGAAAAAGTGAAAAAGATATTAGTTATGGATAGATGA
- the thrB gene encoding homoserine kinase: protein MSKIKVKIPATTANMGPGFDTLGMALKLYNEIEVEETYTETEIYNDNVKSSDDYKDNLIYKSIINALDRFHYKYNGFKINVIKCDIPMSRGLGSSAACIVGGVSAANVIMGNRLTIEEIISIATDIEGHPDNVVPAVVGGMVVSINEDGMVNYSKISMPGQLKFAAMIPEFEVSTELSRKVLPEFYKKQDCIFNISRATMLVSSLYNEDFNSLRMCFDDKIHQPYRNKLINNLDSIFAKSKELGSVGEFISGSGSTLMAVLNKDEDNFVNKMGEFLNQLDDRWKIILLKPDMEGVKVM, encoded by the coding sequence ATGTCAAAGATTAAAGTTAAAATACCTGCTACAACTGCTAATATGGGACCGGGATTTGATACACTTGGAATGGCTTTGAAGTTATACAATGAAATAGAAGTTGAAGAAACTTATACGGAAACTGAAATATACAACGATAATGTGAAGAGTTCTGATGATTATAAGGATAATCTTATATATAAAAGCATAATAAATGCACTTGATAGATTTCACTATAAATATAATGGATTTAAAATAAATGTCATAAAATGTGACATACCTATGAGTAGAGGCCTTGGAAGCAGTGCTGCTTGCATAGTTGGAGGAGTAAGTGCTGCAAATGTTATTATGGGGAATAGACTTACAATTGAAGAAATTATATCAATTGCAACTGATATAGAAGGACATCCTGATAATGTTGTTCCAGCAGTAGTCGGAGGTATGGTAGTATCTATAAATGAAGATGGTATGGTAAATTATTCTAAAATAAGTATGCCAGGACAACTTAAGTTTGCAGCAATGATACCAGAGTTTGAAGTTAGTACAGAGCTTTCAAGAAAGGTTCTTCCTGAATTTTATAAAAAACAGGATTGTATATTCAATATATCAAGGGCAACTATGCTTGTAAGTTCTCTGTATAATGAAGATTTTAATAGTTTACGAATGTGTTTTGATGATAAGATACATCAACCATATAGGAATAAATTAATCAACAATCTGGATAGTATATTTGCTAAATCTAAAGAATTGGGATCAGTTGGGGAATTTATAAGTGGTTCTGGATCAACTCTTATGGCTGTTTTAAATAAAGATGAAGATAATTTTGTAAATAAAATGGGTGAATTTTTAAATCAATTAGATGACAGGTGGAAAATTATATTGTTAAAACCGGATATGGAAGGTGTAAAAGTTATGTAA
- a CDS encoding DUF4321 domain-containing protein yields MKGAEKSSGFLWFIIFLGAVFGSFVGDIIGNSFNMLSFLGKSYTIGSSTPFVLNLRFMILTLSASVNVSIMTILGTIIAIILYRKF; encoded by the coding sequence TTGAAAGGAGCTGAAAAAAGTAGTGGCTTTTTATGGTTTATAATATTTTTAGGAGCTGTATTTGGAAGTTTTGTCGGGGATATAATAGGAAATAGTTTTAACATGCTGAGCTTTTTAGGAAAATCATATACTATAGGTAGTTCTACACCATTTGTGCTAAATTTGAGATTTATGATTTTAACATTGAGTGCAAGTGTAAATGTAAGTATAATGACTATACTGGGAACAATTATAGCTATAATATTGTATAGAAAATTCTAG
- a CDS encoding Maf-like protein encodes MKVILASSSVRRQKLLYRIIDDFDVIVSNFDESLVEFEGDCAYYVMELAQKKAASVEKYLNNKANDRNIIVGCDTIVSFKNKILGKPGDEEEAFDMLKLLSGNVHKVYSGITLIDTLNHKIKKDFVCTDVKFSTLSDSDIVKYIKKGECLDKAGAYGIQGYGGLFVEEIHGCYYNVVGLPLNKLSKMFRSMGVNL; translated from the coding sequence ATGAAAGTTATTTTGGCATCATCTTCTGTTAGAAGACAGAAGTTACTCTATAGAATCATAGATGATTTTGATGTAATAGTAAGTAATTTTGATGAGAGCTTAGTCGAATTTGAAGGAGACTGTGCCTATTATGTTATGGAGCTGGCTCAAAAAAAAGCCGCAAGTGTAGAAAAATATTTAAATAATAAAGCTAATGATAGGAATATAATAGTTGGATGTGATACTATTGTATCCTTTAAAAATAAAATTCTTGGTAAGCCTGGTGATGAAGAAGAAGCATTTGATATGCTTAAATTATTAAGTGGAAATGTTCATAAAGTGTATTCAGGAATAACTTTGATAGATACACTAAATCATAAAATAAAGAAGGATTTTGTCTGTACAGATGTTAAATTTTCTACTTTGTCTGATAGTGACATAGTAAAATACATAAAAAAAGGTGAATGTTTGGATAAAGCAGGAGCCTATGGTATTCAAGGATATGGTGGATTATTTGTAGAGGAAATTCACGGATGTTATTACAATGTTGTGGGATTGCCTTTAAATAAGCTGTCTAAAATGTTTAGGAGTATGGGGGTAAATCTATAA
- the radC gene encoding RadC family protein produces MGRIVDLSKSERPRERLMKYGAKVLSNAELLAIILRTGSKKENIVELSNRVIKESGGLNGLLTSDLEAFRNLYGIGKAKAAQILAVAEISKRFNSYKDGSEYKILKSFDAANLVMSEMSSLKQEHLMTILLNTRNIVICVEDISIGDLNSSIVHPREVFCEAIKKNSASIIVCHNHPSGDPSPSSEDLNITYRLKECGKILGINLLDHLIIGNGKYISLKEKGIL; encoded by the coding sequence ATGGGAAGAATTGTGGATTTATCTAAAAGTGAGAGACCTCGCGAGAGACTCATGAAATATGGGGCAAAAGTATTATCAAATGCTGAACTTTTGGCGATAATATTGAGAACTGGAAGTAAAAAGGAGAATATAGTAGAATTAAGTAATAGGGTCATAAAAGAAAGTGGAGGACTTAATGGTCTTCTTACTTCTGATTTAGAAGCCTTTCGAAACCTTTATGGAATAGGGAAGGCTAAAGCTGCGCAGATATTAGCTGTGGCTGAGATATCTAAGAGGTTTAACTCATATAAAGATGGTTCTGAGTATAAAATACTAAAATCATTTGATGCAGCTAATCTTGTAATGAGTGAAATGAGCAGCCTAAAGCAGGAACATTTGATGACTATATTACTAAATACAAGAAATATCGTAATATGTGTTGAGGATATTTCAATTGGAGATTTAAATTCCTCAATAGTACATCCACGTGAAGTATTCTGCGAAGCTATCAAAAAAAATAGTGCTTCAATTATAGTATGTCATAATCATCCTTCTGGCGATCCCTCGCCAAGTAGTGAAGATTTGAATATAACTTATAGATTAAAAGAGTGTGGTAAAATTTTAGGAATTAATTTATTAGATCATTTGATTATAGGTAATGGTAAATATATTAGTTTAAAGGAAAAAGGAATATTGTAG
- a CDS encoding rod shape-determining protein produces the protein MGLFGISRDMGIDLGTANTLIYVKGKGILLREPSVVAINNEAKKVLAVGAEAKEMIGRTPGNIVAIRPLKDGVIADFDVTQTMLRKFIEKISPKSAFTSPRIVICFPSGVTEVEKRAIDEATKQAGARDVLLMEEPMAAAIGAGLPVNEPTGSMIVDIGGGTTEVAVISLGGIVTSKSLRIAGDELDQAIVSYIKKEYNLAVGERTAENVKIQLGSAFKLEKEEEKSMEIRGRDLISGLPKVINITETEVRSALSEAVYSIIDSIKTTLEKTPPELASDIMDKGIMLAGGGAMLSGLDLLINKETHMPVHTAESPLDCVALGAGKALDTIDKIIASRK, from the coding sequence ATGGGATTATTTGGCATATCACGAGATATGGGAATAGATTTAGGAACAGCAAATACTTTAATATATGTGAAAGGCAAAGGAATATTATTGAGAGAGCCATCAGTTGTGGCTATAAATAACGAGGCAAAAAAAGTTTTAGCGGTAGGAGCCGAAGCTAAAGAGATGATAGGAAGGACTCCAGGAAATATAGTTGCTATTAGACCTCTTAAAGATGGTGTAATTGCCGATTTTGACGTTACACAGACTATGCTTAGGAAATTTATTGAGAAAATAAGTCCAAAATCTGCATTTACAAGTCCGAGAATAGTTATATGTTTTCCTTCAGGTGTAACAGAAGTTGAAAAGAGAGCTATAGATGAAGCTACAAAGCAGGCTGGGGCAAGAGATGTACTACTTATGGAAGAGCCTATGGCAGCCGCTATTGGTGCTGGACTTCCTGTAAACGAACCAACTGGAAGTATGATTGTTGATATTGGTGGAGGTACTACAGAGGTAGCAGTCATATCCCTTGGTGGAATAGTTACAAGTAAATCTTTAAGAATAGCAGGAGATGAATTAGATCAAGCAATAGTAAGCTATATAAAGAAAGAGTATAATCTAGCAGTAGGAGAAAGAACTGCAGAAAATGTTAAGATACAGCTCGGATCAGCATTTAAATTAGAAAAGGAAGAAGAAAAGTCTATGGAAATAAGAGGAAGAGATTTAATATCAGGACTTCCTAAAGTTATAAATATAACAGAAACTGAAGTAAGAAGTGCATTAAGTGAAGCAGTGTATTCAATAATTGATTCTATAAAAACTACTCTTGAGAAAACACCTCCAGAATTGGCTTCAGACATTATGGATAAAGGTATAATGCTTGCTGGCGGGGGTGCGATGCTTAGTGGACTGGATTTACTTATAAATAAGGAAACTCACATGCCTGTTCATACAGCGGAATCTCCTCTTGACTGTGTTGCACTTGGTGCTGGCAAAGCACTTGATACTATAGATAAGATAATAGCAAGTAGAAAATAA
- the mreC gene encoding rod shape-determining protein MreC encodes MKIFKNKLAVAIVVLSVTFLILITQGFRRNKLPFLENGIGVAFNPVQGTIYKFNNGVKDFVGFIFNFSDVKDENEQLKKKNSELQNKLVEYNSLKNENNDLRKMLNFKNQNSQYDYLGCDIIGKSGDGVLDQFVINKGTKNGITKQMIVAAPDGLVGQITSIGSNWSIVQTLSNENIAVSATIESTDENSGVVKGYKNSDNKLLAQLCYLPEDSTVKKGDVILTSGLGGFYPKGIRIGSVIGIEEDKGKVMKNAIVQPYVDFNKLNNVFVVIPKNKIDVKY; translated from the coding sequence ATGAAGATATTTAAGAATAAACTGGCAGTAGCAATTGTAGTACTGTCAGTTACATTTTTAATTTTAATTACACAGGGATTTAGGAGAAATAAATTACCTTTTTTAGAAAATGGCATAGGTGTTGCCTTTAATCCAGTTCAAGGCACGATATATAAATTTAATAATGGTGTTAAAGACTTTGTGGGTTTTATATTTAATTTTTCTGATGTAAAGGATGAAAATGAACAGCTAAAAAAGAAAAATAGCGAACTTCAAAATAAATTAGTAGAGTATAATTCACTTAAGAATGAAAATAATGATTTGAGAAAAATGTTGAATTTTAAGAATCAAAATTCACAATATGATTATCTAGGATGTGACATAATAGGTAAAAGTGGTGACGGAGTTTTAGATCAGTTTGTTATAAATAAGGGAACTAAGAATGGAATTACAAAACAAATGATAGTTGCAGCTCCAGATGGTTTAGTTGGACAGATAACAAGTATTGGGTCTAATTGGTCTATAGTACAGACATTGTCCAATGAGAATATAGCTGTTAGTGCAACTATAGAGAGTACAGATGAAAATAGCGGTGTAGTTAAAGGGTATAAAAACAGTGATAATAAATTACTTGCACAGTTATGTTATCTACCTGAGGATTCTACTGTAAAAAAAGGCGATGTTATATTGACATCAGGTCTTGGAGGATTTTATCCAAAGGGAATAAGAATAGGTTCAGTAATAGGTATCGAGGAAGATAAGGGAAAAGTAATGAAAAATGCTATAGTACAGCCATACGTTGATTTTAATAAACTTAACAATGTTTTTGTCGTTATACCTAAAAATAAAATAGATGTGAAATATTAG
- the mreD gene encoding rod shape-determining protein MreD: MKKVLILLLLSILLFMLDNVLMPFISIRGAYPNLLLVFIISYSIINGSWEGMWIGTLCGMLQDVYFLNGFGINAFTNMIVCILAGFIGNSILKQKMIMPVMTCFALSILKGIMVFVILYIGKVYSSFGNVFIIGIYSLIISIVMYKGVYRLCQKPYMERRWRF; the protein is encoded by the coding sequence ATGAAAAAAGTATTGATTTTATTATTGCTGTCAATATTGTTATTTATGCTGGATAATGTACTTATGCCATTTATATCTATAAGAGGGGCATATCCAAATCTGCTTTTAGTTTTTATAATTTCGTACTCGATTATAAATGGAAGTTGGGAAGGAATGTGGATTGGTACATTATGTGGTATGCTGCAGGATGTTTATTTTTTGAATGGTTTTGGCATAAATGCATTCACAAATATGATTGTATGTATATTAGCTGGGTTTATAGGAAACAGTATACTTAAACAAAAGATGATTATGCCAGTTATGACTTGCTTTGCCTTGAGTATTTTAAAGGGAATAATGGTTTTTGTGATATTGTATATAGGCAAGGTGTACAGCAGTTTCGGGAATGTGTTTATTATAGGTATATACAGTTTAATTATATCAATTGTTATGTATAAAGGTGTGTATAGGCTTTGCCAAAAGCCATATATGGAAAGGCGATGGAGATTTTAG